In Erigeron canadensis isolate Cc75 chromosome 8, C_canadensis_v1, whole genome shotgun sequence, the DNA window TGTTGACAGTTAACAtatagaagttttttttttttttttgctatcgATAAAATATAGAATTAATAAAGAAAGCCATTTTCACACGCATTCACACGTACACAAGGATTTTGAATTTCTGATgatcattttttagtttttaatggAATAATTAagagtaaaaagataaatttgaTCTCCTGTTTTTGGGTTGCATATTCCTGTTACATTTTCccaaaattttgtcatgtatgaaatataaaataactatatgaAGACAATAGTAGGAAAAATTAACCTATTTGTTAGGTTAACATTTTAGTCAATTAAAAATCTTCAATAAAATATAGAAACCTAGCTACTTCCCCGCTCAATTTCTttcaaagttgaacaaaatatatacttaatttacaaaatatattattaagttatagCTAAAATAAACGAACTATTTTttttaggaaaatgctaaaggAAGCCCTTAGAGCTTCACTTAAGGTACATAAAAATTTTATGTACCTTAACGAAAGATCTTAGGGCTTTGTTtagtaaaacttttttttttattaacaaatggAGCCTATAAACCGgcaagttgtttacatacaaatCATAGTTTGAACCTCAGTCTGTGACATGTTTGTTAgattttttcctaaaaataTCGCTATGTACGTGATAGAGTAAGCTCAGTTAATACAATATAATCTATCTTGAGTAGCACTTCTATCGGTTGGAAGtgattgtaaaaaaaaaggtctatatatcaataaaaagtgatgattaataaaacattaactttttcaaaaaaacataacaacttagtgtttataaaatgattatatatatatatatatagttatgacataatttaaaaaatgtcttttattttgctttacataaaacaaaaatagattagaagaaaacaagaaaaagatagcattaattattttgtgtaatctatcatatcattaaaatattgttttaagATGTGGGTGTTATTTATGCATGTAGGTTGAAAgccaaaaagaaaaacccaaaaaaagaaaaagagccGAGATTTGCGTTCATGACAAAGACTGAAGTTGATAACTTGGATGATGGCTATAGATGGAGAAAGTACGGCCAAAAAGCTGTCAAAAACAGCCCTTTTCCAAGGTACACTTCACCTTACCAatctttaatttgtttgttCTATAAAGAGGCAAGAGTGTAGTCGGCTTCTTTTATATATCGGTAAAAACCATCGGCAAGCATCAGCTACTCTATAGCACGTGTGTCGGCTAGTTTAAAGTTCCTAAGAATGATCGTGATCGAATCatataaaacaattataatCAATATTGTCGAAAAAGACTACATATGAAATACAGTATATAAACCGTCATACCTctactaaaaagtaaaaagctGCTTTCCAGATCATTTGTCTGGGTGATCGGTGAATTATATATGTACACTAATCCATCATCCATGTGTTAAATAGTAGTTACTAATCTTATGGTTAAAACCAATACATacaaatgtaatatatatactcgtatattgaCAATGCTTATGATATATATAGGAGTTACTATAGGTGCACAAGTGCATCATGTGGAGTGAAGAAAAGAGTTGAAAGATCATCAGAGGACCCATCAACAGTCGTGACAACTTATGAAGGAACTCATGCACATCCATGTCCCATGACACCTAGAGGAATGTTTTCGgagacaacaacaacaacaactactTATGGTAGTGGGCTTAATGGTGGTATTGGTGGTGTTTCTTCATTTCTTTTGCCACAGATTTtctatcaacaacaacaaccatctCAATCTttcttttacaataataaccacCAAAGTAgtaattcttcttcttcaagtttTAACGCTAGTACTCCCATGAACATAACTTCTAGTCCATCATCGTACCTTCAAGAAAGACAATCCTACCTTCAAGATGATGGTCTTCTTCAAGATATGTTTTCTTTCCAAGTCAGGAAAGAGGAGCCCAAAGAGGAACCTagctagttaattaattaagggtgtTTTAGGAAAGCTGATTAATTACTAGCTAGGGTTAATTATCTTTTGGGGGATGGGGAGATCATGTTTCCGTAGGTTaaattaattagctagttttTGAAGGCAATAGCTATATATGTATGTTCAGTTGgttttttggtttattaattACTAAACAATTTCCAtatgttgttttaattaattggtCTTTAATTTTCTGGTAGCTTTTGTatctaattaattataattatatatttcttCTTAGTTTTAGCTAGCTATATGCATGTATGGATTATCATTCTCATATTTCATGTGGTTGTACGTAAGGTTGTAACGAACAGAATGAACATGGTATGATATTATGACGTTATTATTATACGGCACGTTTCGAACAATAACTACCTCACTAGCTAGCTACAAGGGTAAGGACCACTAATTGTGTATGACAATTAGAGGACGCGTCTAAACCGTACATCGGCTATATATATTGCAAAGAGGCTTTTTAGGAAAACCTCATGCAATATTCATTATGTATAACACATAGTTTTATATGATAGTATATAAGTATAGATTGTACATCACTATTATTCACTACAAGAATTTGCACTAAACGACAATATATactcattttttgaaaaaaaaaaaaaaacaaaaaatgtttaTGAGGTGACGACGGATGCCCCAAAGGTTCATTgaatatttttgtataattttttatttcactCCTTTGGAAAATATTCCCATGACAAGTCACGcctcaaaaacaaaattatttattttttggctTTCTAAAATACCTTTAACATAAAGAGGAGTGAAATAGATTACTCGAAGAAGAAGGTCGGGAAAATAACCGCTAAAGTGATTCTTTAAAAGGGAGCCCAATCAAACATAACTGTTCTAGGCGGGGTGAGCCGACACCTTTGAATGGTGTTGGTCATACGGATTGTGAACGACTTCACCTCTGGCCTCTGGGCACGCCAGAACCGCATGAGTTCACCGGAGTGGAGCACAGTCCGCCAAAATTGACATAGGTTATGTGAATGACTAGTCATATGAAGTTGCTGAATAAATCGTTGAAGAGGTTTAAGGGTACATTGCTGCCAAAATTGACATAGGTTATGTGAATGACTAGTCATATGGAGTTGTTGAATAAATCGTTGAAGAGGTTCAAGGGTATATTGCTACTTACTCTGAGATCACTCCATTCTCAAATAGTTGGAAAGAAGGCTAACAGATGGACGTGAGATAACTCTTTTCTCTTCATTAGAAATAGAACTTAGACCTTCTTTCTTCTAGATTAAAGAAGACTACTCTCTGACCGGACCGGATCGGATCGGACCAGACCAGATGATAGAGTTGGCTGGCATAAAGAGAACAAGATGTTATATCGCAGAAACGAAACGAAAAATCTTTATGTCGCAAAGCAAACACATATATCCAGACAATAACAGGATTAGCAGCCCTTGAAATATTGGGCCTCTTTAGCCCTCGTCATAGGCCCATGTTAGATTTTATATTAACCCAAAACAAAGGAGGttctatattaatttttattcaatttaACATTTCTAAAAGAGACATTTACTTGCGAAAATCCCTCAAAGTATTAGGTTTACAATTTCTTCATATATTTCTCGTTGAATCAAAAGCAGCTCCATTTACTGCTCGGTatgttttcttaaatatttgaccttataacaataacaatattttcatctttctttcttttgattttatcattttacTGCCGTAATTAATAtgccatttttattattttagggTTTATCATAGTTTAGAAGAATCCTCTATAAAAATGGAAATTGATTCTGAGCCTTTGAAAGTATTAGAAGAACATAAaccatcagcagcagcagctgctgcatcatcatcatcatcagctaTGCAAACCGAACCCTCGAATTCGGCCGAATTTAATGTAAAAACATTGGCTCAACTtctagtttttactttttagggTTTATCATAGTTTGCGTTGTGTTTACTTTTTGTTGTTGACTTATTGAGTTTTactttaacttattttttttgaaatattttggtTATAGTCAACTGATGGAACGAATGACGATATCGCTATGTCGATGGAGAAGCTGCAGATAGAAAAGTCTGCTTCCGCTTCGGGGTTTAAGAAAAAGCcggttattgttattgttgttggaATGGCAGGTATATATTATGTTACTGctcatttacccttttttaagGTTTTTGATTGCAAGTGCATTTGGGACTGCGTATTTTAAGTGCGTATAGTGTATAGTGGTATTTGGAAAAGCAGGAATGCAGTTTCAAGTGTTTGGCTATTAGGTGTAATTTTTTTGCTAGATTCAAGGGAAAATAGACCGAGTTTTTACATAGATGAATGCTGCTTAATTTTGAGCACGAAAATTTAGCTTTAAGGGCATTTAGAGATATAACAAAAACCTTCGAAGGGGTTACTTTTAGAAACTGTTTATAAATAAGCACCTCCAATAGTGCTTAAAAAGTGCTCATTAAAGCGCTTAAAGAAATGCAATACTAAACATTCTTTGAGTATTATTATGGTCTGTATATATAGTAATAGTATTTGCATAGGAACCTTTTGTCATCTGAGAAGGAAAAAGAACACTTgaatttttagatttatttgCGAAGGTCTTTTGCAACCTATTTGTGGAAGTTATCATCAAAGTTGTAACATAAAGTATAATTTTACTGCTCACATAGTATAACAGAGTAAATTTTTTGAGTGACGTAGTAGTTAAATGTTGCAGATATCCCTCTTAAAAGGATAGATAGATCTATTGTATTGctcaaaatcaaaaccatagGTTTAATTTAGTGATTATTAACCATGTGTACTCCACATCTTATAATACCTAGGGAGTGGGAAAACAACATTTCTTCATCGAACTGTGTGTCATACACAAGCTACCAACAAGAGGGGTTATGTGATGAATCTTGATCCTGCTGTTATGACTCTTCCGTTTGGCGCGAATATTGATATAAGGGACACAGTTAAATACAAGGAGGTCATGAAACAATTCAATCTTGGACCTAATGGAGGGATATTAACATCACTTAATCTGTTTGCCACAAAATTTGATGAGGTAATGGTGAACTGGTTGTTGTTTATTTCTTataaatgtacatatatatcaGTGATGCTCAATAGCATGTAAAGCTTTAGTTAGTAGGGTAACGGGGGTTAAATATAACTGGTAATATttaatgggtgggttgggtcaAACAGGTAACTTTTACGACCATCTCTGTTTAGTAAATGTTCTGTTATATACTTAGCCTGTcagtgtcaaatatgattactttaataggctgtatttttataacaaaaatgaCTATATGTTTTATGTAAGTATAATCGTTACGGACAACTTTCTACCTGTTTTGTTCTAGCTAatggttttttaatttacttgTGTCACTCCTAAGTTAATGGCTTGTAATTTCCACATTCTAAACGGAATTCTCAATAGCTTGTCAAGCTTTGGCTGCTTGTCTCTATGATTTTTTCTTGTATTTTCTGGTCTCAAATAAGTAATATGTACGAACGTTGTGTTATTAGGTCATTCAAGTAATTGAGAGGCGAGCAGATGAACTCGATTATGTTCTTGTGGACACCCCTGGTCAAATTGAGATTTTCACTTGGTCTGCCTCTGGAGCAATTATTACTGAAGCTTTTGCTTCAACTTTCCCGACAGTGATTGCCTATGTTGTTGATACACCTCGTACTGAGAATCCACAAACTTTTATGAGCAACATGCTTTATGCTTGTAGCATTCTTTACAAGACCCGGTTGCCATTAGTTGTGGTATTCAACAAGACAGATGTAGCCCAGCACCAATTCGCTCTGGAGGTGAAGTACACTATTAAAAGTTCTCTCTATAATGCAATTTTCATATGCGGGTCGCAAAGGTCAAAATGGATAACCTTGTTATTGCTGCCTTGCTGGATGGGTGGGGTTGGTCTGATCAGCTACCACTTTTGCCttcatgttttaattttttgcaAATGGTTTTTATGCTAATGC includes these proteins:
- the LOC122580055 gene encoding probable WRKY transcription factor 48: MANSTFSDQIPSVFGGGGFYDMLGFQDYGGGGASLFDMLQQPTPPQDLVVEPAAPSGSTVPETLEIMVNTPTTNSSSISSSSNEHVNNNFDVENSNNNSAKSDIIADDDQQKTTNKQLKAKKKNPKKEKEPRFAFMTKTEVDNLDDGYRWRKYGQKAVKNSPFPRSYYRCTSASCGVKKRVERSSEDPSTVVTTYEGTHAHPCPMTPRGMFSETTTTTTTYGSGLNGGIGGVSSFLLPQIFYQQQQPSQSFFYNNNHQSSNSSSSSFNASTPMNITSSPSSYLQERQSYLQDDGLLQDMFSFQVRKEEPKEEPS
- the LOC122578594 gene encoding GPN-loop GTPase QQT2 yields the protein MEIDSEPLKVLEEHKPSAAAAAASSSSSAMQTEPSNSAEFNSTDGTNDDIAMSMEKLQIEKSASASGFKKKPVIVIVVGMAGSGKTTFLHRTVCHTQATNKRGYVMNLDPAVMTLPFGANIDIRDTVKYKEVMKQFNLGPNGGILTSLNLFATKFDEVIQVIERRADELDYVLVDTPGQIEIFTWSASGAIITEAFASTFPTVIAYVVDTPRTENPQTFMSNMLYACSILYKTRLPLVVVFNKTDVAQHQFALEWMEDFEVFHAALESDNSYTSTLTRSLSLALEEFYKNLRAVGVSAVSGAGMDAFFKAIDASSDEYMETYKAELDKRRAEKERLEEERRKENMEKLRKDMETSGGGTVVLSTGLKDDGKNMMDEEDEEEEEEEEDEDKAIKMYSDDDDDDDDEDDEDEDIANFRF